The following coding sequences are from one Cervus canadensis isolate Bull #8, Minnesota chromosome 4, ASM1932006v1, whole genome shotgun sequence window:
- the ANKRD34B gene encoding ankyrin repeat domain-containing protein 34B encodes MDECVEISSDGNSLIKAVHQSRLRLTRLLLEGGAYINESNDRGETPLMIACKTKHVDHQSVSKAKMVKYLLENNADPNIQDKSGKTALMHACLEKAGPEVVSLLLKSGADLSLQDHSSSSALVYAINSEDRETLKVLLSACKAKGKEVIIITTAKSPSGRHTTKQYLNMPPGGMDGCHTPASCASPSEIDLKTASSPLSHSSETETTLFGFKDLEPAGSSDDTGDRGSPVRKPGLAPNGPKLPQAPHWIRSPPSLMHRVASLQEELQDITPEEELSYKANRLALSKRFITRHQSIDVKDTAHLLRAFDQASSRKMSFDEVNHQSFFSEGNQQCIDIPVDQDPDSNQTIFASTLRSIVQKRNSGANHYSSDSQLSAGLTPAASDDGKALIGKKKILSPSSSLLSGSKELLENMPPGPLSRRTHALLERRGSGAFSLDHNSTQTRPGFLPPLNVNPHPPISDINVSNKISSLLSCGQKVLMPTVPSFPKEFKSKKMLLRRQSLQTEQIKQLVNF; translated from the coding sequence ATGGATGAATGTGTTGAAATTTCCAGTGATGGAAATTCTCTAATTAAAGCGGTCCATCAGAGCCGGCTTCGCCTAACAAGACTTTTGTTGGAAGGTGGCGCCTACATCAATGAGAGCAATGACCGTGGGGAAACACCTTTAATGATTGCTTGTAAGACCAAACATGTTGATCACCAGAGTGTCAGTAAAGCCAAAATGGTTAAGTACCTGTTAGAAAACAATGCTGATCCCAACATACAGGACAAATCTGGGAAAACTGCCTTAATGCATGCTTGCTTAGAAAAAGCTGGTCCTGAAGTTGTTTCGTTGCTCCTAAAGAGCGGGGCTGACCTCAGCTTGCAAGATCATTCTAGTTCCTCGGCCCTGGTTTATGCTATAAATTCAGAAGATAGAGAGACCCTGAAAGTTCTCCTTAGTGCTTGCaaggcaaaggggaaagaggTCATTATCATAACGACAGCAAAATCGCCCTCTGGCAGACACACCACCAAACAGTACTTAAATATGCCTCCTGGGGGTATGGATGGGTGTCATACCCCAGCCAGCTGTGCCTCTCCTTCAGAAATAGACTTAAAAACAGCCTCATCACCACTTTCACATTCTTCTGAAACTGAAACGACACTTTTTGGCTTTAAAGATCTGGAGCCTGCAGGAAGCAGTGATGATACTGGGGATCGAGGCTCCCCTGTGAGGAAGCCTGGTCTGGCTCCTAACGGGCCCAAGCTCCCTCAGGCTCCTCACTGGATCAGGAGCCCTCCTTCGTTAATGCACAGAGTGGCCTCCTTACAAGAGGAGCTCCAGGATATTACTCCAGAGGAAGAATTATCCTACAAAGCCAACCGGCTGGCACTTTCCAAGCGATTCATTACTAggcaccaaagtattgatgtaAAAGACACTGCGCATTTGCTAAGAGCCTTTGATCAGGCCAGCTCAAGAAAGATGTCATTTGACGAAGTAAATCAtcaatcatttttttctgaaggaaatcagcaaTGCATTGACATCCCAGTGGATCAGGACCCAGACTCTAACCAGACAATATTTGCTTCCACCCTGAGAAGTATAGTTCAAAAAAGAAACTCAGGGGCAAATCACTACAGTTCTGATTCCCAGCTCTCGGCTGGTCTTACCCCTGCAGCTTCAGACGATGGCAAAGCActtataggaaagaaaaagattctcTCGCCATCTTCCTCCTTGCTATCAGGGTCCAAAGAATTGTTGGAGAATATGCCCCCAGGTCCCCTGAGCAGGAGAACTCATGCCCTTTTAGAAAGGCGTGGTTCAGGAGCTTTCTCTTTAGATCACAACAGTACACAAACCAGACCAGGATTCCTGCCACCCTTAAATGTGAACCCTCACCCTCCCATATCAGATATCAATGTCAGCAACAAGATTTCCAGCCTTCTTTCTTGCGGTCAAAAAGTGCTTATGCCAACAGTTCCTAGTTTCCCCAAAGAATTCAAAAGtaaaaagatgttgttaaggaGACAATCATTGCAAACAGAACAAATTAAGCAGTTAGTTAATTTTTAA